CACCCGATACGATAACACTCGATTGGTACAAGAGTCTCGTACACTGGCACAAGATAATCCGTGAGGTCGAGAAGTACAGTGGTATTCTCGATATCGAATAGGTCGTTCGATGAAAGATGTGTTGTTAGTGGGGGCGAATGGTCAACTTGGTCTGGCCATTCAACAGGTCTTGGGGCGAAATGGGCTGGGCGTCACACCGCTGACGCGCCGCGAGTTCGATGCTGACCACGATGATGCGGCTGTGGCTCTCGCCGAATACCGAGAGCACCGCTACCTGATAAACTGTATCGCCTACCACAAAGTGGATCTGTGCGAGGATAATTTCGACCGGAGCTTCAAAATAAATGGTCAGCTTGTGATGAAATTGGCGCATTTTTGTTCCAACCACAATATCACCTTGATGCACATCAGCACCGATTATGTCTTCGATGGGCGCAAGCCTGAGGCGTATGTCGAAACAGACCGGCCGTCGCCGATCAACGTCTACGGGGCGTCGAAGCTGGCCGGGGAGATTCTGACGGCCGCTTACGCCGGTAAGTATTTCGTTTTCCGTGTCTCATCTCTTTTTGGCTACAAGAAAACGACAGATCCGAACGTAAATTTCGTAGAAAAGATGATTCACGCCGCGCGCGAGAAACGACCGCTAAAGGTGATCGACAATCAAATAATGTCGCCGACATATACCGTGGATGCCGCTGCCGCCATCGGCTCGGTTATAAAACAGGGGGTGACTGATTACGGTATTTACCACGCCTGCAACAGTGGTG
The sequence above is drawn from the Candidatus Zixiibacteriota bacterium genome and encodes:
- the rfbD gene encoding dTDP-4-dehydrorhamnose reductase, with the translated sequence MKDVLLVGANGQLGLAIQQVLGRNGLGVTPLTRREFDADHDDAAVALAEYREHRYLINCIAYHKVDLCEDNFDRSFKINGQLVMKLAHFCSNHNITLMHISTDYVFDGRKPEAYVETDRPSPINVYGASKLAGEILTAAYAGKYFVFRVSSLFGYKKTTDPNVNFVEKMIHAAREKRPLKVIDNQIMSPTYTVDAAAAIGSVIKQGVTDYGIYHACNSGECSWYEFARTIFELTGLDNDLAPVSYDQFHTHAPRPQFCSMNNAKLAGFHKMRQWREALADYLRVSGYVKG